AAAAAGGTTAACTTTGGCTATTGAATATATCAATTGATGTTAATCATTCATGATTTATGTAACCGAAACATTTTATGCATAACAATACATTTTCTTGGGCCTAAACTTGTATGCTCGTGGGAAAATATCTAAATAAGGCAAGATAATTGTGATAATCCTTAGTTCCTTCAAGTTTCGTGAACTACAACATTCTAcattaagaaatttattttattattcgtGTCCAGACACAACACTTTATGGTGCTGCTATTGACTACTCCTTACCCTGACATAGAGGAGAAAAGTCTATTTTGCCCCCATTTGAAATGGGGCTAATGACAACTCCCAGCACTTTAATGTTGTGATTTTTATGTGTATAAATATAGAGCTTAATATAGTTGGACCAAAAAAGTTGGCCACAAACCCAATTTAACTTAGATGGGCTTAAGCAATGACCAACCAAAGGCAATTGTTTCCTGCACGTTCGGAATTGCTTCATGCACCTTTATAACCTTTTGAAAAGCTTAGtccaaaatgtaattttacaggATTAGTCTTTCCAGAATGACTAATCTGGAATGTAAGTTTTACGTTCCAAAGTAGGGTTCAGGAAGAAAGTCCagaggtgcaggaagcaattgtCCCAAGCAAGCTCACAATGCTACATTCCTCCATGAACTCAAATTTGtacatgaaaataataatttacattaCCTAAGTTTGGATTTTAATGGCTGGCAAGGTTGAAGAAGGCACCTCTCTTGTGCCTAAGTTGAGCATAGGTTCCTTGCTCCAGGACCTTGCCCTCAGACACATAAGCAATTGAATCAAGCTCTTTGATGGTGTTAAGCCTATGTGCCACAACAACAGTGGTTCTGCCTACCATAGTCCTATCAAGGGCTTCTTGCACAACTTGTTCTGATTGAACATCCAGGGCACTTGTTGCCTCATCAAGAAGTAGTATCTTTGGGTTGCGAATTATGGCCCTTGCAATTGCTATTCTCTGCTTTTGTCCTCCTGATAGCTGCACTCCCCTTTCTCCACATTCAGTTTCATATCCATCTTTCAATGATCTACATtaccaaaaatcaaaattgcaCTTCTTTAAATTCTCGCCCAATAATTATAATGTCAGGTAGCCTTGTTGAAATCATATCACCCATGTGGAGCGTTTTAGTAAATACACTTACtaaataaattcttattatatGAGAGTTTATTCATGAACTtgtccccaaaaaaaaaaaaaactagttaaaaTGACTTAAAAGGAGTTTATAAAAATGTTTCAAGTTATCTTTATAAACACATATAAGGCTTTTCAAACGCCCTCTTATTAGAGATTGAACTTGTGATCTCTACCTGTCTTCTAAGAAACAAAAATTCTGTGGGTTTTGGTTTACACTGAGGAGTAAGGATCTCCCCCAACCGACAATCAAAGACTAAATTCCTTTAGATGTAGAGATTGAAgtgaatattattatttctctcAACAAAACTCTTTTCTATACACATAGTAATTGAATCCTAACAACATGCTTAGAGGATCCCATTATCTACCAACTATGCCAAACTTTATTGGTTAAAAACTTCTTGATAGAAATGTCATGCATTAGAACAATGCCTAGTTGCTAAGTcattttaagtttattaataTTAGATTTCGGTTTAAAACCAATTGGCTTTAAGTTAAGTTGTCAACAATAGATATAAGTTGCACCTCGACAATTGAGATAAACGATGTGAGactttttaacaattaatttttccaCAAATGAATGTGACAGTTGATGGTTAGAACAAGTGAGCACATAGTATATATCTAATGAGAAAACTTACGATATGAACTCCTGAGCATTGGCAGCCCTTGCAGCCTCAACTACTTCATTCTCTGTTGCATCTTGTTTCCCAAACAAAATGTTGTCACGTATGCTGCCAGAATATATCACAGGTTCTTGGCTAACAAGTGCTGTGTGCTGCCTGTGCCAGTGAATGTCTAATTCCCTTATGTCTACATCGTCCACTTTAACTGAACCTCTCTTAACATCATAGAATCTTTGAATTAAGGCAATCACTGTTGATTTTCCACACCCACTTTTTCCAACAAGTCCAACACTTTTTCCTGGCTTCACCTCCAAGCAAAACTTGCGCAAAATTGGTGTCCCTACCCTGCTTGGATATGCAAAATCAACATTCTTCAACTCTATTTTTCCACTCATCTTTTCCAACTTGATGCCGTTATTGTTATCTCCAGCCTaaccaaagaaaaatgttaattcATTGGTAAAAGTTgtatcatacatatatatatcaatgATATGGAAGCAGAGTTGTATTTATGAATTATGACTATACAAATGTGCGGATAAGAttactcaaaaataaaaatatagcaaCATTAGTTTGCCTCATTATATATGAGTAAATCATTATTAGAAATGAGTTTAGTTTTGATGCACCGTCCTGGTATAAATCTTTATAGTGTTAACCAATTACAAATCATTTAAGAATgtcttttaaagtaattattacaaaaatcaaGAATCTTAGCATATAAAGCAATCCATGCTTGAATGTCAATCTATGTAGAAGTAAAAAACAAATCTTTGCATTTACACTGCCAgtacattctaattaaatttaactaaaattataacaGTTTTCTCCTTTGCTTATGCACCAAATAATAGTACTACTCACAAAACTTTTGCATTCATAAATGTTCACAACAATATTCTTGGTTCTATGTGGATTTAATAGACAGGTTTAATGGGGGGACATGGAGtgccaaagaaaacaaaatggtAGAGAATTTGAAccttattaaattttatgttgcATGTCAACATGTAGAGCtacatcaaatatatatatataaggttgGTTGGATGgttatgaaagaaagaaaggggaaAGGTGGCGGTTCGATCTCCCttgcaaacaaaaattaactaataattaacctttgtcggaaaaaaaaacatgtagagCTGCATATTACATACCTTGGGAATTAGCGATTTCCGGTCAAGAATTTCAAAGACAGATGCCACTGCTGTTGAGCTCTTGGCAAGGTCAGAAGTCATGCTTCCTGCATCAGCTATGACCTTGCCAGTGCTCACCAAcacaaaaaatgttttgaacacATCCCCAGctgatatttctcttttttccacCAAAGTACCACCAAACCAGAAATCCAAAGCCCATGACATGAACGTTAGACACTGAGCAGAACCCATTCCTATGCCTGCTAGCCAAGACTTCTTCCTCGCCTCCTTCCTCGGCGCCTCTTGCGCCTCATCGAATAGCCATAGCACTTTCGTGATGCTCCCAAATGAAGTCACAATTCTGTGGTTATAAACTGCCTCCACTGCAATTTGTGTACTTCGATTCTGTGCCTTGACAAATTTTGTTGAGAGTGTGGAGAGCAACACTTTTCTTGTATAAAAACAAAGGATTGTGAGTGGCTGCACTGCTATCATAACAAGAGCTAGCTTCCAAGCCACGGCAAGGCCTATGATCATTGCAATTGTGACAGCAGAAGTTGTTTGAACTAGTAAAGAGAGTCTGTCTGCTACAAGGGACTTAACCATGGAAGCCTCATTGCTTAACCTTGAGCATAATGCTCCACTGGAGTTTTGTTCCTCATCAAACCAAGCAGTTTCAAAGGTCAAGATATTCTCCAGCATGCCAAGTCTTATCCTTTTTGTTAACTTGGCTCCCATGTAAGCAAAATTGTAGTGTTGCAAGAGATTGAGGATAATTGAAGCAAGGGAAAGTGAACAGAAAATCAAAGAATAAGTCCTGATTCTGTGCCTCATTTCTTGATGGCTTTCAGCAAAAAAAGCAGAAATCATACCACCAATGGTTAAAGCATATAAGGGTTGAACTGAGCCAAAGGCTATGGCTGAGAGGGTTCCAATTAGACCTTGTTTCCATTCAGGAGCATTCAGAGAAAGAAGCCTTTTGAAAGAAGGTGGAGGGTGAGAAACTTGAGATGGAGTTGCTTGATCATCAAGCAATGGTGACTTTGGAAATATGGCAGGGCTTGACCTGGCTGTGCTTGGTCTGCCTGCACTGCTTCTTGTTGCAGAAAGAGCACCTAGTTCTGGATTTTGATCTTGGTCATCAATGCTCAATTGTGTCTGTAACTTTGCAAGTTTTGCATAGTGGCCATTTGGTTTGGTGATGAGTTCATTGTGTGTGCCCGTTTCAATGATGCAACCACCACTGACAACTGCTATGAGGTCTGCATTTCGAATAGTTGATAGCTTGTGTGCAACAACCTGATCAAGTTCAGTAGGTGTTATAGAAGGAAGGTGCAAATAAACTTTGTTCAGTGTACATTCATTCATTGTGATAATTACTAATAGTTTATGCCTCTAAATAAAATTGACGAGTGAACTAAGTAGTTTAATGTATAGAATAGCATACTTTTGTTAATATATTAGTGTGCAATGTATCAAATGGATGATTGCACTTACCAATGTAGTTCTCCCCATGGAGGCCTGATCGAGGGCATTCTGAACAAGTAATTCTGATTCAGAGTCAAGAGCACTAGTTGCTTCATCAAGTAGGAGAATAACAGGATTCTTTATGATGGCTCTTGCAATGGCTATTCGCTGCTTTTGTCCTCCCGAAAGAAGTGCCCCCCTTTCTCCAATCTTGTTTACAAATTATAAGGTTAGTAGCTGCATATTTtctaatgatataaaatatagaaTCAAATTTTTATCCTTCATACCAGGTGGTGCTAAAATTATAACTTATATATACTAGTTCTTTCCTGCTTCTAATCATAACATTTAATctcttatccaaacacaaacctATTCTTGGCAAATAATCAGATAATCATGTTTAGATAAACTTCTcgataaatacttaaaaaataagaaaataaatatgataaaatgaaataattaaacgcttttccataaattaaagtaattttatgCACTTCAACTTTTAGACATTTTCATTTAACTTCTCCATAACCTGGAGtgtatatgttaattttaacttataaaaaaagtttgatcgatttttttttttataaatacttattGAGAATATTATCTAAACAGAAAGTTTCAAACATTATTGGAAATTTGAGTGTGTGGAATTAAAGCTAACCAGTTGCAAAGCtctattattttaaagtttacaAACAAAGACGAAATTttcataactatatatatatatatatatatatatatatatatatatatatatatatatatatatatgttttgaatTAAGACTAAGTTGAGAATTATGCACTTATGTTCATAcaagtttttttcatttaatttctctaaaaaataggatgcaagttgattttagtttatagaaaaaattataatgcattttacctttttatttttttatttcaagtgtttatagaaaaatttatccaaaacaACAGGATCACAAGTCCTATTTGGTTGAACTAATTTACCTTGGTTTCATAACCTTCAGGAAGTTCCCTTATGAAGTTATGAGCATTGGCTGCTGAGGCTGCAGCAACAATTTCA
The Glycine max cultivar Williams 82 chromosome 16, Glycine_max_v4.0, whole genome shotgun sequence genome window above contains:
- the LOC100819207 gene encoding putative ABC transporter B family member 8, giving the protein MGSPKMDESETQKVDMGRKERASIATILRYSDWIDVVLMLMGAVGAIGDGMSTNVLLLFASRIMNSLGYSNNLQSTKTYMAEVEKCSLYFVYLGLAAMVVAFMEGYCWSKTSERQVLRIRYKYLEAVLRQEVGFFDLQETTTSEIINSISKDTSLIQEVLSEKVPLFLMHSSSFISGVAFATYFSWRLALVAFPTLLLLIIPGMIYGKYLIYLSKSTLKEYGKANSIVEQALSSIKTVYSFTAEKRIMGRYSDILCKTSRLGIKQGIAKGIAVGSTGLSFAIWAFLAWYGSRLVMYKGESGGRIYASGISFIMCGLSLGVVLPDLKYFTEASVAASRIFDMIDRTPLIDGEDTKGVVLESISGRLDFEHVKFTYPSRPDMVVLRDFNLQVEAGKTVALVGASGSGKSTAIALVQRFYDADEGVVRVDGVDIKSLQLKWMRGKMGLVSQEHAMFGTSIKENIMFGKPDATMDEIVAAASAANAHNFIRELPEGYETKIGERGALLSGGQKQRIAIARAIIKNPVILLLDEATSALDSESELLVQNALDQASMGRTTLVVAHKLSTIRNADLIAVVSGGCIIETGTHNELITKPNGHYAKLAKLQTQLSIDDQDQNPELGALSATRSSAGRPSTARSSPAIFPKSPLLDDQATPSQVSHPPPSFKRLLSLNAPEWKQGLIGTLSAIAFGSVQPLYALTIGGMISAFFAESHQEMRHRIRTYSLIFCSLSLASIILNLLQHYNFAYMGAKLTKRIRLGMLENILTFETAWFDEEQNSSGALCSRLSNEASMVKSLVADRLSLLVQTTSAVTIAMIIGLAVAWKLALVMIAVQPLTILCFYTRKVLLSTLSTKFVKAQNRSTQIAVEAVYNHRIVTSFGSITKVLWLFDEAQEAPRKEARKKSWLAGIGMGSAQCLTFMSWALDFWFGGTLVEKREISAGDVFKTFFVLVSTGKVIADAGSMTSDLAKSSTAVASVFEILDRKSLIPKAGDNNNGIKLEKMSGKIELKNVDFAYPSRVGTPILRKFCLEVKPGKSVGLVGKSGCGKSTVIALIQRFYDVKRGSVKVDDVDIRELDIHWHRQHTALVSQEPVIYSGSIRDNILFGKQDATENEVVEAARAANAQEFISSLKDGYETECGERGVQLSGGQKQRIAIARAIIRNPKILLLDEATSALDVQSEQVVQEALDRTMVGRTTVVVAHRLNTIKELDSIAYVSEGKVLEQGTYAQLRHKRGAFFNLASH